Proteins found in one Bremerella volcania genomic segment:
- a CDS encoding HAD-IA family hydrolase: MDAVGTVIEPSPSVADAYLAAGRAHGMDLDRETIRQRFRQAIAKYSVHAYGTLQGSDDPLRTDEKTEVARWRAIVHFVLSPRPEQQDEVFQALWSHFGQADNWRLFEDVSPALSLLHSAGFTLGLASNFDQRLRPIVERHLAAFDLRLFVSSEVGWVKPATAFYERATDALGCQPQEILLIGDDWENDVQAPRDFGWQALYLTRSRKPDDGDISNSYHTLDAAVDALLP, translated from the coding sequence TTGGACGCGGTTGGAACGGTCATTGAGCCTTCTCCGTCGGTCGCCGATGCCTACCTGGCGGCCGGTCGAGCCCATGGTATGGATCTCGACCGAGAAACCATCCGACAGCGGTTTCGCCAGGCGATCGCCAAGTACAGCGTTCATGCCTACGGGACGCTACAGGGGTCGGACGATCCCCTTCGTACTGACGAGAAGACGGAAGTTGCCCGGTGGCGGGCCATCGTCCACTTCGTTCTTTCGCCAAGACCAGAGCAACAAGACGAGGTCTTCCAGGCTCTCTGGAGTCATTTCGGCCAAGCCGACAACTGGCGATTGTTCGAGGATGTCTCCCCTGCCCTTTCGCTACTGCACTCCGCCGGCTTTACGTTGGGGCTAGCATCCAACTTCGACCAGCGACTTCGCCCGATTGTCGAGCGTCACCTGGCCGCATTTGATCTGAGGCTTTTCGTTTCGTCCGAGGTCGGGTGGGTCAAGCCAGCGACGGCGTTCTACGAGCGTGCCACCGACGCTTTGGGCTGCCAACCGCAAGAGATCCTGCTGATCGGCGACGACTGGGAAAATGATGTTCAGGCCCCGCGAGATTTCGGCTGGCAGGCACTCTATCTCACTCGCTCCAGGAAGCCCGACGATGGGGATATCTCCAATAGCTATCACACTTTAGATGCGGCAGTCGACGCACTGCTGCCGTGA
- the lpxD gene encoding UDP-3-O-(3-hydroxymyristoyl)glucosamine N-acyltransferase, whose product MGTTLAQLAELVDGKVFGDPNRVITGANIIRDAVAGEITLMDKPDQAALLMEDCLASAVLVREQSDKLNIDGIVVANVHEAFGKTIRFFQPWEQTASVGIHRSAVVSLAAVIDPTATIGAGAVISDGVVIGKNSIIHSGVHIQAGCRIGDDVVIFPGVVLYDRTEIGDRCIVHANAVLGAYGFGYDSSSGKHILSAQLGNVVLEADVEIGAGAMIDRGTYGATLIGQGTKIDNSVQIGHNCRIGKHNLLCSQVGIAGSTTTGDYVVMAGQVGIRDHVHIGTGAMIGAKAGISSDIPEGQQTLGIPGGPAKTILSEHMAIKKLPEMRKTIKQLAKRIEQLEKEAEAIAEPAIRRAS is encoded by the coding sequence ATGGGCACCACGCTGGCACAACTGGCCGAACTTGTTGATGGCAAAGTATTTGGCGATCCGAATCGCGTCATCACCGGGGCCAACATCATCCGCGACGCGGTGGCCGGCGAAATTACGCTGATGGATAAGCCCGATCAGGCAGCCCTGCTGATGGAAGACTGCTTGGCATCCGCGGTGCTGGTTCGCGAACAATCGGACAAACTGAACATCGATGGCATCGTCGTGGCGAACGTCCACGAGGCGTTTGGCAAGACCATCCGCTTCTTTCAGCCATGGGAACAGACCGCATCGGTAGGCATCCATCGCTCGGCCGTGGTGTCGCTGGCCGCCGTTATCGATCCTACCGCCACTATCGGGGCTGGTGCCGTGATCAGCGATGGTGTGGTCATCGGTAAGAACTCGATCATTCATAGCGGCGTTCATATCCAGGCAGGCTGCCGAATTGGGGATGACGTCGTCATCTTCCCTGGCGTAGTGCTGTACGATCGAACCGAAATTGGTGATCGCTGTATCGTTCATGCGAACGCCGTCCTGGGGGCGTACGGCTTTGGCTACGACTCTTCCAGCGGCAAGCATATTCTTTCGGCACAGTTGGGTAACGTTGTCCTGGAAGCGGATGTGGAAATAGGTGCCGGTGCCATGATCGACCGTGGTACTTACGGCGCCACGCTCATCGGCCAAGGCACGAAGATCGACAACAGCGTTCAAATCGGCCACAACTGCCGTATCGGTAAACACAATCTTTTGTGCTCGCAAGTTGGTATCGCCGGCAGCACGACCACCGGCGACTACGTGGTCATGGCAGGGCAAGTTGGCATTCGCGACCACGTCCACATTGGCACCGGCGCCATGATCGGGGCTAAAGCGGGAATTAGTTCCGACATCCCTGAGGGCCAGCAAACGCTCGGGATTCCTGGCGGGCCGGCAAAGACGATCCTAAGCGAGCACATGGCCATCAAGAAGTTGCCGGAGATGCGTAAGACCATCAAGCAGCTTGCCAAACGAATTGAACAACTGGAAAAGGAAGCCGAAGCGATTGCCGAACCGGCGATTCGCAGGGCCTCGTAG
- a CDS encoding LpxI family protein — translation MDVSNLPPIGLLAGWGNLPIVVAKAIRRSGRKVVCAAVKDHADPVLEEICEATVWVGLGQLGKVKRHFQKHRAIEATMAGKIHKVRLFDRGFLWNHFPDWFCLQTFAPQLLWGTKDRKDDTLLLAIVNAFESSGITFLPATDFAPELLVNFGIIAGPQPSGKLLRDIQFGWEMAKELGRLDVGQSVAVKNQAVLALEAIEGTDACIQRAGSLCKSGGFTVVKVAKPQQDMRFDVPTIGVGTLQTMVDAGASTLVLEAEKTILLDEPAVLEFAKNHRLSILAVSEDRLAEIAPSSEAA, via the coding sequence ATGGATGTCTCGAACTTGCCTCCGATCGGCCTGCTTGCCGGTTGGGGAAACCTTCCGATCGTGGTGGCTAAAGCAATCCGCCGTAGCGGCCGCAAGGTCGTGTGCGCCGCGGTCAAGGATCATGCGGACCCGGTCCTGGAAGAAATCTGCGAGGCGACCGTTTGGGTTGGTCTCGGGCAGCTTGGCAAAGTGAAACGTCACTTCCAGAAGCACCGTGCGATCGAAGCGACCATGGCGGGCAAGATCCACAAGGTTCGCCTGTTCGATCGCGGATTCCTGTGGAATCACTTCCCTGATTGGTTCTGCTTGCAAACGTTCGCTCCGCAGCTTTTGTGGGGAACCAAGGATCGCAAGGACGATACGTTGCTGTTGGCAATCGTCAACGCTTTCGAATCCAGCGGCATTACCTTCTTACCTGCTACCGATTTTGCTCCGGAGTTGCTCGTGAATTTTGGCATCATCGCAGGTCCTCAGCCCAGTGGAAAACTGCTGCGGGATATTCAGTTCGGTTGGGAAATGGCCAAGGAACTTGGGCGGCTGGACGTCGGCCAGAGCGTGGCCGTGAAGAACCAGGCCGTGCTAGCCCTGGAAGCCATTGAAGGGACCGATGCCTGTATTCAGCGGGCCGGTAGTCTCTGCAAATCCGGCGGCTTCACGGTGGTCAAAGTGGCCAAGCCGCAGCAAGACATGCGGTTCGACGTCCCCACGATTGGTGTCGGTACGTTGCAGACCATGGTCGACGCCGGTGCCAGCACATTGGTACTCGAAGCAGAAAAAACAATTCTCTTGGACGAACCAGCCGTGTTAGAATTTGCTAAGAACCATCGTTTGTCGATTCTCGCGGTCAGCGAGGATCGCCTCGCCGAAATTGCTCCCTCTTCGGAAGCGGCCTAG
- a CDS encoding class I SAM-dependent methyltransferase: MLRIAAIALAFLGCVTQFAFAQEDVTTVDGRPIYLGREIAQTMHYNGAPWLIRESRQREEDCQKMLENLGVKPGMTICDMGCGNGFYSLKLAEMVGKEGKILAVDIQPEMLRLLKARAEEEGIENIELILGELDNPKLPEGKVDLILCVDVYHEFSHPVEMLAGMRQSLKPDGKIVLLEFRMEDPNVPIKLLHKMSKKQMLLEYEANGFQLAKQFDGLPWQHMMFFEKAKETPEK, from the coding sequence ATGCTTCGTATCGCTGCTATTGCTCTCGCCTTTCTCGGTTGTGTTACCCAGTTCGCTTTTGCCCAGGAAGATGTGACGACGGTCGACGGTCGTCCTATCTACTTGGGACGCGAAATCGCCCAGACCATGCATTACAACGGCGCCCCGTGGTTGATTCGCGAAAGCCGTCAACGGGAAGAAGACTGCCAGAAGATGCTGGAAAACCTGGGCGTTAAGCCTGGCATGACCATCTGCGACATGGGCTGCGGTAACGGTTTTTACAGTCTGAAACTCGCTGAGATGGTCGGCAAGGAAGGTAAGATTCTGGCCGTCGATATTCAACCAGAAATGCTGCGTCTGCTGAAAGCCCGGGCGGAAGAGGAAGGGATCGAGAACATCGAGTTGATCCTGGGCGAACTTGACAACCCGAAGCTTCCTGAGGGGAAAGTCGACCTGATCCTCTGCGTCGACGTCTACCACGAGTTCTCGCACCCGGTCGAGATGCTGGCCGGCATGCGACAATCGCTAAAACCAGACGGTAAGATCGTCCTGCTGGAATTTCGCATGGAAGACCCCAATGTCCCGATCAAGTTGCTTCACAAAATGAGCAAGAAGCAGATGCTGCTGGAGTACGAAGCCAACGGCTTTCAGTTGGCCAAGCAGTTCGATGGCCTCCCGTGGCAGCACATGATGTTCTTTGAAAAGGCAAAAGAAACGCCGGAGAAGTAA
- a CDS encoding SDR family oxidoreductase, which translates to MDAQFRDQVVLVTGGGSGIGQAAAIQFARKAAKVGILNRSWPKETIELIESENGLVMPLQADVTEPQQVQAAIEQLVEKWGRLDVLFCNAGVNGTWAPLEELTTDEWQKTFAINVHGTFHCIKSAIPYLKKGGGAIVVNSSVNGTRMFSNTGATAYSGTKAALIAITKMLALEFAEHKVRVNAVCPGWIETEIEDNTNKRNLDKVEEPAEFPEGEVPLTDGKPGTADQVADVVLFLSSKAASHVTGSVIYVDGAQSLLRG; encoded by the coding sequence ATGGACGCCCAATTCCGCGATCAAGTCGTACTGGTTACCGGAGGCGGTTCCGGAATCGGTCAGGCCGCCGCGATTCAATTTGCCCGTAAAGCAGCCAAGGTGGGTATCCTTAACCGAAGCTGGCCCAAGGAAACCATCGAGCTTATCGAATCGGAAAATGGACTTGTCATGCCGCTGCAGGCCGATGTGACGGAACCCCAGCAGGTTCAAGCGGCTATTGAACAGCTGGTCGAGAAGTGGGGGCGGTTGGACGTTCTCTTCTGCAATGCCGGTGTCAACGGAACCTGGGCGCCGCTGGAAGAACTGACGACCGACGAGTGGCAGAAAACGTTTGCCATCAATGTGCATGGCACGTTTCACTGTATCAAATCGGCCATCCCTTATCTTAAGAAAGGAGGCGGGGCGATTGTGGTGAACTCTTCGGTCAACGGCACCCGCATGTTCAGCAACACGGGAGCGACGGCATACTCAGGCACCAAAGCCGCACTGATTGCGATTACCAAGATGCTGGCCCTGGAGTTCGCCGAGCATAAGGTGCGCGTCAATGCTGTCTGCCCAGGCTGGATCGAAACAGAAATTGAGGACAACACGAACAAGCGCAACCTCGACAAGGTTGAAGAGCCGGCTGAATTCCCAGAGGGCGAAGTCCCGCTTACCGATGGAAAACCAGGTACCGCCGACCAGGTTGCCGACGTCGTACTTTTTCTGTCGTCGAAAGCTGCCAGCCACGTCACCGGCAGCGTGATTTACGTAGATGGTGCTCAATCACTGCTGCGGGGTTAG
- a CDS encoding DUF4142 domain-containing protein — MSTCVKLTGCVILWGALCTASILAQAPAIAQKKEVSDVDALGSHVAIKLLLMNKEAIVLGELAEKKAQSDAVKKFAQEMVAKHGKLEKQLEPLIDSEHLESIESIDTDIRYPRGEPGTQQERADAESIRDNKWVLEGGPKPTAPKDDTSPKKLTKKEDREIEKDVDVVQYQLAAVKDHIQSVVERLDPLEGAEFDKAYLDQTIRAHAWMFAELGAMKVSDQPKLEKLSQQEKKMAEQHLAEARRIRDQLLRGGK, encoded by the coding sequence ATGTCAACTTGCGTAAAACTAACTGGTTGCGTGATTCTTTGGGGAGCCTTATGCACGGCCTCTATTTTGGCTCAGGCTCCTGCTATTGCCCAAAAGAAAGAAGTCTCGGACGTCGATGCCTTAGGGTCGCATGTCGCCATCAAACTGCTTTTGATGAATAAAGAGGCGATCGTTTTGGGAGAGTTGGCTGAAAAGAAAGCCCAATCCGACGCCGTCAAGAAGTTCGCCCAGGAGATGGTTGCCAAGCATGGCAAGTTGGAGAAGCAGTTGGAACCCCTGATCGATTCTGAACACTTGGAATCGATCGAATCGATCGATACCGATATTCGCTATCCGCGCGGCGAACCAGGCACCCAGCAGGAACGTGCCGACGCCGAGAGCATTCGCGATAACAAATGGGTTTTGGAAGGTGGTCCCAAGCCGACGGCACCCAAGGATGATACATCCCCCAAAAAATTGACCAAGAAGGAAGATCGCGAAATCGAGAAAGATGTCGATGTCGTTCAGTATCAACTCGCGGCCGTGAAAGACCACATCCAGTCCGTGGTCGAGCGGCTCGATCCGCTGGAAGGAGCTGAGTTTGACAAGGCCTATCTCGACCAGACGATCCGTGCCCATGCTTGGATGTTCGCCGAGTTGGGAGCCATGAAGGTCTCGGATCAGCCGAAGCTGGAGAAACTGAGCCAGCAGGAAAAGAAGATGGCAGAACAACACCTGGCCGAAGCCCGTCGGATTCGAGACCAACTGCTACGCGGTGGAAAGTGA